GGGTCGGAGGTTCGAATCCTCTCTCCTCGACCAACATCGCGTCCAACTGCACAAGTTGGACGTCTTTTTGTTCTCCCTTGGCCTGGGGTCTGGTAACTCAGATGTCATACGTCTAACGTCAAAGAAGGGAATCTACCCCTAGGTGTACGAGCTTTGCTCGTCCCGCCAGGGAATCTATCCTCCGGGTGTACGGAGTTTGCTCCGTCCCGAGACGCTTCCTTCGCCGCCAGTAGGCGGGGTAGGGAATCTACCAAAAAACCCCCGCGTTTAGCGTCTGGCGTTTTGCGTATTGCGTATGACGTACGACGTACGACGTAGGACGTATACCAACATACCAACCCCACCCCAGCCCTCCCCTGCTAGGGGAGGGAGAGAGCATCCTGCGTATAGCGTACTTGCCCCCACCACCGAAAAGAGGTGGCTGGTGGGTGCTCGCTTCGGGTATCCTGACCCGGATGAAGCTTCAGATTCTCGGCGGAACAGCCCGGGGAGTTCGGCTCGAGGTTCCTGCCTCCGCCCGGCCCTCCCCGGTGCGCCTGCGCAAAGCCCTTTTCGACTACCTCCGCTCGCGCTACCCCCGCAGGGGGCGCTTCCTAGACCTTTACGCCGGGAGCGGAGCCATCGGGCTCGAGGCCGCCTCTGAGGGCTTCGAGGCCGTACTGGTGGAAAAAGATCCCCAAGCGGTGCGGATTCTCCGCACCAACGCCCTCAAGGCCCGCCTCGAGGTCCGCATCGAACCCCAGCCGGTGGAGCGCTACCTTGCGCTGGCGGCCCGCCGCGGCGAGCGGTTTACGGTGGCCTTTATGGCTCCGCCTTATCCCCACGACTTGCTCGAGGATTTTGAACGTTTACTGCAAGCAGACCTGGCTGCTCCCGAAGGTATCTACATCCTGCAACACCCTACCGAACTCTATCTGCCGCAAGGAGAGCGGCGGGTGTACGGAGCCAATGCCATCACGATCGTAGAGAGGCAATAGGTGCTTTTGGGAAGTGCGCCTGAGGCAAAAGTTGCAATCCTCACTCGAGCTTTTTCCGTCAACGACGGTCGCGGCAGCTGTAGTGCGGGCGGGGCTGCCTAATTGCCCGCTGCATGGCCGCTACCGGGAGTCAGCACCCGGGGGCCCGCCAGCTCCACCACCCGGTCGAAGCGGCCGTGCAGTGCCTCGTCCCCGTGCAGCACCACGACCAAGGCCTTTCCCGCGGTTCGGCGTAGGATCAGCTCGAGCACCCCCTCGCGGCTCTCGGGGTCCAGGTTGGCTAGGGGCTCGTCCAGGAGGTAGAGGTCGGCCTCTTCGCACAGCAGCGCGCCGACGGCGGCCCTCTGCCGCTGCCCCGAGGACAGGGCCTCCGGGCGGCGGTCTTCCAGGCCCTCCAGCCCCAGCTCCCGGCGGAGCCCGGCGTCGGGGACCAGCTCGCGTACCGCCAGGGGCGGCAGTTCGGGAGGGGCAGTAAGCGCGGCCACCCGCCCGGGCAGCTCCACCTCGCCCTCTTGGGGGGCTAAAGCCTGCGGGGGAAGCTGGCGGCCCTTGGCCTCGAGCCGGGGCACGTGATGGCCGCGCCCTGGTGGTAGCTTTCTTGCCCCCGTAGGTCAATATGGATGGGGAAAAGGGGGGCAAGATGCCCCCTTCCCCGTTCGTCAGAGGCGGTTGAGCCGCCTGACCTCGGCCTTCCCCCAGCCCTCGGCTTCCCGGCTGCACTTGAGCAGGTTTTCGGGCAGCTCCGGCAGGCGCTCCTTGAGCGCAGCGAAGGCCCGCTCGAGGCCCGTCCGCCGCATTCCCAGGTCGAGGGCCACCCGGCCTCCGAAGCGCCAGGCCGCCAGCCAGAAGGCCCAGGCGTTCTGCGGGGTGGGTTCTGCCCGGCAGAGCGGGCCATCCTTGAGCAGCCCGGCCTTTTCATCCAGCCCCAGCCGCTCCAGATCTGCCAGCCAGCCCTTCCACCCCTCCTCGGGGAGCCGCCGCGCCGGGCATTGCTCCAGTTGACAAAGCCAAAAAGCTGAGGTAAATTCGGGCTACAAAAACGATTTCGGAAACGATTTTTGCACGTCACCCACGCCATGTTGCCGAAAGGGGGTCATGAACACACGCGTCTCCATCCAGGATGTGGCCCAGCTCGCCGGGGTCGCCGTAAGTACGGTCTCCAGGGTGCTCAACGGCTACCGCGACGTGTCCGAGGAGACCCGGGCCAAAGTGCAGCGCGCCGTTGAGCAGCTTGGCTACCGGCCCAACCAGGCCGCCCGCACCTTCCGCACCGGCAAGACCCAGTCGGTCTCAGTCCTGCTGCCCATGATCGGCACCGACTTCTACAACCGCCTGATCAACGGCATCGACCAGGGGCTCGCCCAGCGCGACTACGACGCCGGGCTCTTCCCCCTGCTGAGCCCGCGCCGCCTCGAGCGCTACCGCAATCCCTCCGCTCCCCCCTACAACGCCGACGGCCTGATCCTGGCCTCGCTCAACCCTGACCGCCTCTTCGAGGGGGGCAGAATCCCCGCCGACCTGCCCACCGTCCTCGTCGACATCGCCCACTCCGCCTACGACAGCGTGACCGTGGACCACCTCGCAGGGGGCTACCTCGCGGGCCGGCACCTCCTCGAGCGCCCCGCCCCGACCTTCGTGGTCATGATCGAGGAGCGCTTCGACACCCCCTTCGCCAGCGGGGTCTTCCGCGAGCGCCTCAGGGGTTTCCAGCGGGCCCTGGAGGAGGGCTCGGTAGAGTTGCCCAGGGATCACATAATCACCGTCGAGTTCAGCTGGGATGGGGGTCGCCTGGCAGCAAAGGAGATCCTTCGCAGGCTCGACGGCCCGGCCAACATCTTCGCCACCTGCGACCTGCTGGCCCAGGGGCTCATTGACGAGTTTGCCCACAAGGGCATCGGGGTCGGGGGTGAGGTACGGCTGGTGGGCTACGACGATCAGCCCTGGGCTGAGGCCTACGGGTTGTCGACCGTGAAGCAGCCCATCGAGTCGATGGGGGGGCTGGCCGCGCGGCTACTGCTGCAACGGCTCGAGCGCCCCACCGCCGAGGTCACCCACCGGGTGCTCAGCCCGCGGTTGGTGGTGCGGGCGTCGTCCAGGGTCCAAGGTACAGGGGGGTGAGGCAGTTGTAAAACCTAACGCTAACGGCACCGAGAATCCGCTCCTCGCACATAAATAAATGCGCTGTTGAGAAGGAGAAAAGTATGAAAGCACACTGGCTCAAGGCGATCGCAACCGCTGCCCTCGCGCTCCTCAGCCTGGGCACGGCCTAGAAACTCACCTTCTGGCACTACTGGGACGGGGCCAATGGGCAGGTCCTGCAAGGCCTCATCGAGCGCTACCAGAAGGAGCACCCGGGGGTCACCATCGAGGCGGTGTTCGTACCCGGGGGCGAGCTGTTGGCCAAGCTGCAGACCGCCATCACCGCCCGGCAGACCCCCACCATGGCCATCTCCGACCTGGTGGCCATGCCCCTGCTCACCCAGAGCGGCGCGCTGGCCCCGCTCGATGACTACATCCGCCAGAGCAGCCTCAACCTCGCCGACTACTTCCCCGGCCCCCTGGTCTACGGGCTCTACCAGGGCAAGCGCTACAGCCTGCCGGTGAGCGCTTCCAACCTGGGGCTGTTCTGGAACAAGAACCTCTTCCGGGCTGCCGGGCTCGACCCCAACCGCCCCCCGCGCAACTGGGACGAACTCCTGCGCTTTGCCAAGCAGATCAAGGAGAAGACCGGCAAGTGGGGTATAGAGCTCTTCACCCAGGGCGGCGAGGGCACTACCTGGCAGACCCAGGTGTACTTCTGGGGTGCGGGGGCCGAGTTCCTCAATGCTTCCAACACCGCCCCGGCCTTCAACTCACCCCAGGGGGTGCGGGCTCTGCAGTTCCTGGTGGATCTGGTGCAGAAGGAGAAGGTAGCTCCGGTAGCCCCCTGGGGGCTGTTCGGACGGGGCGAAGCCGCTATGGTGATGGACGGCTCCTGGATGACCCAGTTCTTCCCGCAGCAGGTCAATTTCGAACTGGGTGCCGCTCCCTTCCCGTATCCCGCTGGTGGACGTCCGGCCACCAACATGGGCGGCGAGCAGATCTTCATCTTCCAGAACGCCGACGCGGCCACGGCCAGGGCCGCCTGGGACTTCATCAACTGGTTCAGCAGCACGCCCGTACAGGTGGAGTGGGACCGGGGGACCGGCTTCCTCCCGGTGCGCCGCTCGGTGGCGAACGACCCGGCCTACCGGGCCTGGGTGAGCAACGCCCGCCCCCTCATGCGGCCCTTCGTCGACTCGATGGCCTTCGCCAAGCCGCGCCCGCCGGTGGCCCGCTACCCCCAGATCTCGGATATCTTTGCCAAATACGTGCAAGAAGCCCTGCTGGGACGGCTGAGCCCCAAGGAAGCGCTGGACCGCGCGGCCCAGGAAGTCACGCCGCTGCTGCGCTAACCCTGAGGAGCCTGCGGTGAACGGGGTTCGCCTCCAGCAAACGCCTTCCAGAGCCTCGCGGTGGGGGCGAACCCTGGGCGAGTGGCCGGCTGCCCTGTTTTTCCTGCTGCCCACGGTGGCGGTGCTGGGTACCTTCAACTTCTACCCAGCCCTCTACTCGCTCTACCTCTCGCTCTTCGAGTGGAACGGCCTCTCCCCGACCCGCGAGTTCGTGGGGCTGGCCAACTACGCGCGGCTGCTGGCTTCTGGGGAGTTCTGGAACTCGCTGCGGGTCACCCTGCTTTACGCGGGCGGGGTGACCCTCTTGGCGCTGGCCCTGGGCCTGGGGGTGGCGGTGCTGCTCAACCAGCCTATTCGGGGGCAGGCCCTCTACCGGGTGCTCTACTTCCTGCCGGTGATCACCCCCACCGTGGCCAGCGGGGTGGTGTGGAAGTACCTTTTCGACCCCACCCAGGGGGTGGTGAACCGGGGCTTGGGTGGGGTAGGAATAACCGGCCCTTCCTGGCTCAGCGACCCCTCCTGGGCCCTGGTGGCGGTGGTCGTGGTGGGGGTGTGGAAGCGGGTGGGCTTCAACATGGTGGTCTACCTGGCGGCCCTGCAGGGCATCCCAAGGACCTACTATGAAGCAGCCCAGCTCGACGGGGCCGGACCCTGGCAGCAGTTCCGCCACATCACCCTCCCCCTGCTCGCCCCCACCACCTTCTTCCTGGTCGTCACCGCCCTCATCGACGCCTTCCAGGTCTTCGACCTGGTCTACGTGATGACCTCGGGCGGGCCGTTGGGGAGCACCGATGTGCTGGGCTACTACCTCTACCGGCAGGGCTTTCGCTACAGCGAGCTGGGCTTCGCCTCGGCGGTAGCCTACGTGATGTTCGCCCTGATCTTCGCCGTGACCGTGATCCAGTTCCGCCTAACCCGGGGAGGTCAGGGGAATGGCTAGGTCTTTGAAGGCCGTGCTGACCCACCTGCTGCTGGCAGGCGGGGCCTTCCTCTCGGCCATGCCCTTCTTGTGGATGCTCACCACCGCGCTCAAGCCGGAGAGCGCCCTGTACCAGCCCCCTCTGCTGTTCCCGGTGCATTTCCAGTGGGAGAACTTCGCCAAAGCCTGGCAGGCCGCGCCCTTCCCCCGCTTCTTCCTCAACAGCGCGGTGATGACGGTGGGGATCGTGTTGGCCCAGACCCTCTTCTCGGCCATGGCCGGCTACGCCTTCGCCCGGATGCGCTTCGCGGGGCGGGATCTGCTGTTTTTCTTCGTGCTGGGCACCATGATGATCCCTTTCCCGGTGACCCTCATCCCCAGCTTCCTGGTGGTGAACTGGCTGGGCTGGATCGACACCTACAACGCCCTCATCGTCCCGCGGGCGGTCTCGGCCTTTGCCATCTTCCTCTTCCGCCAGTTCTTCCTCTCGCTGCCCAAAGAGCTCGAGGAGGCCGCCCTGATGGATGGGGCCGGGCGTCTGACCATCTTCTTCCGCGTCGTGCTGCCCCTGTCCACCCCGGTGATCGCGGCCAGCGCGATCTTCTCCTTCCTCTTCGCCTGGAACGACTTCCTGTGGCCGCTCTTGGTGACCAACTCCCCGGACATGCGCACCGTGCAGGTGGGCCTGGCCATGTTCCAGGGGCAGTACGGGGTGTTCTGGACTTTGCTTTGCGCTGCTGCCACCATCGTCACGCTGCCCGCCGTCCTGGCCTTCCTCGCCGCGCAGCGGCAGTTCATCGCCGGCATCACCAACACCGGCCTCAAGGAGTAGCCCGTGCAGATCCCCGACTGGGTTAAGGACGCTATTTTTTACCAGATCTTCCCCGAGCGCTTCAAAAACGGCGACCCCGCCAACGACCCACCCGGCACCGAGCCCTGGGGAAGGGCCCCCACCCGCGACAACTTCCTCGGGGGGGACCTCGAGGGCGTCATCCAGGGCCTCGATTACATCGCCGACTTGGGCTGCAACGCCCTCTACCTGACCCCCATCTTCAAGGCGGCTACCAACCATAAGTACGACACCCACGACTACTTCCAGATTGACCCCCACTTCGGCGACGACGCCACCTTCGACCGGCTGGTGGCCGAGATCAAACGGCGGGGGATGCGGCTGGTGCTGGATGGGGTGTTCAACCACTGCGGCGTGGGCTTCGCGCCCTTCAAGGACGTGCTCGAGCAGGGCGAGCGCTCACGCTACCGCGACTGGTTCACCCCCTACAGCTTCCCCCTCCAGCCCGAGCTGCCCAACTACGCCACCTGCGGCGGGGTGGGCTATTTGCCCCGGCTCAACACCAGGAACCCCGAGGTCGAGGCCTTCGTGCACAAGGTGGTGTTCTACTGGTTGGAGCGCGGCATCGACGGTTGGCGCATGGATGTGGCCTACGAGATCGAGACCCCTTTCTGGCAAAGACTGCGGCAGGTGGTGAAGGCGCGCTACCCCGAAGCCTACCTGGTGGCCGAGGAGTGGCGCGACCCCTGGCCCTTCCTGCAGGGCGACACCTTCGACGGGGTGATGCACTACCGGCTGCGCGAGCTGCTCTTCGACTTCTTTCTCAAGAACGCCCTGGCCGCCGATAGCTTTGCCCGGGCCCTCACCCTGCTGCGCGAGCGGCTGCCCGAGGGTTCGGAGTGGGGAATGCTGACCCTCCTGGGCAGCCACGACACCCCCCGCGTCCTCACCGAGTGCGGCGGCGACCGCGAGGCCGTGCAGCTCCTCTTCACCTTCCTCCTCACCTACCCCGGCGCCCCGATGCTCTACTACGGCGACGAGAACGGGATGGAGGGAGGTAACGACCCCGACTGCCGCCGCCCGATGGTCTGGGAGCCAGAGCGCTGGAAGCCGGAGGTCCGCGCCGCCGTGCGCCAACTGCTGGCCCTGCGCCGGGCGCACCCCATGCTGCGGCGGGGCGCCTTTGAGATAGCCTACGCCGAGGACCGGGTGTTCGCCTTCTACCGGGTGCTGGGCGGGGAACGGGCGCTGGTGGTGCTCAACAATACTCGGGTACCCCGTGAACTTGCTCTACCGGTAAGCTTTCCCGAGGGAACCCGGCTTGTTGAGGTCCTGGGTTGCCGGACGTACACAGTGGAAAACGGCCGTATCAAGTTCACCCCCATGGAGCCCCGCAGGGCGTGGGTGCTGCTCGAGGCCGGGCGCCTGGGTACTGATCTCTCTGCAACCTAAACGGCCCCGCCCGCGGAGGGGCGGCTTCATCAGCCTCCTCCGCCCGGGCGCTATCCTGAAAGGTGCATGGGCGCCGAGCGCAAACCCCCGCTCGAGGCCTACCGCCGCAAGCGGGACTTCGGCCGCACCCCCGAGCCGGCCGGCGAGGCACGAGGCGCCGCGGGGCCGCCGATCTTCGTCGTCCAGAAGCACGCTGCCTGCAGCCTGCACTACGACTTCCGCCTCGAGGTGGACGGGGTCTTGAAGTCCTGGGCCGTCCCCAAGGACAAGCGCCTGGCGGTCATGGTCGAGGACCACCCCTTGGGCTACGCCGATTTCGAGGGAGTGATCCCGGCGGGGCAGTACGGCGGGGGCACCGTGCTGGTGTGGGACCGGGGCACCTACCGCAACCTGCTGGCCGAGCGGGAGCCGCAGCTGTCGATGCGGTAGGCTCTCGAGCGGGGGCGCGTGGAGGTGTGGCTGGAGGGCCACAAGCTGCGGGGCGGCTACACCCTCGTCCGTTTCCGGCCCCGGGAGAACCACTGGCTGCTGATTAAGACGGACGACCCCAAGGCCAGCGCGCAGCGCGACCCAGTGCGCGACGAGCCCCGCTCGGTGCTGAGCGGCCGCACGCTCGAGGAGATCGCCGCCCGGCGGAAGCGGTAGGGCAGCGGGCCAGGGCCACGGAGGCTCTCGTGTACCTCAACAACAACGCGGCGGCCTGCGTGCTTACACCTCCAGGAGCGGGCTCGAGCTGTGTGCTCTGAGGCCCGTGGACGGGGCAGAATAGGCCATAGGAGGCTGCATGGGGAGCTTTGCCTTCCAGCACTCCGCCGGAGGGGTGGCGGAGGCCGGGTCCTCCTGATCCGGACGCACGGCCGCTGATCTGCCGACTTGGGTCAGGCCCGCCGGCCCTAGGCGCCCTCGAGCGCTCCCCGCCGCAGGTCCAGCTCGGCCCGCAGGACGATTTGCATGGCGTGGGACCACAGCAGCGGGTGGGCGGGGGCACCCCACTGCCGGGTCCAGTAGTCCAGGAAGCGGGGGTTGGTGCTGGGGACCGCCACCTGCTCGGGCAGCAGCCCCTGCCCGTCGCGCCGGGCCTCCACCCAGGCGTAGAGCTCCTCCGCGCGCCGCAGGTCGCCCGCGCGGGCGTGGTACCAGCCCAGACAGGCGGTGAGCAGCACCCAGGCCCCGGCGCCGAAGTAGGTGTCCGCGGCGTAGCGGATGAGGCCGCCCTCCCGCAGCAGGCAGCGCTCGATCTCCTCGACCGTCGCCCGCATCCGGGGGTCGTCCTCGGTCACCAGGCCGAAGGGGGTGGAGACCCACAACAGCGAGGCGTCCACGGCCGGGTTGCCGATGAACTTGACGAAGCGCCCCTCGAAGACGCACTCCTGTAGCACCACCTCCCGCACCGCGCGGGCGGCCTCGAGGGCAAAGGGGAAGTAGCGCCCCATCGCCTCGAGGCCCCCGTAGACGGAAGCCAGGGTCGAGGTGTGCAGCCGGTAGGGGTTCTCCTCCCAGGCGTCGTAGCAGGGCTCGGCCCAGAAGCGGCTGAGGTAGCGGGTGGCGAGCTCGGGGGGCAGCGCCCCGCCGAGGCCGGCCAGGTGCTGCCCCAACGCCCACAGCCACTGCCCGTAGCCGTCGAGTTGGGTGTTGGGCCAGCCGTCGTCGAGCCAGTCCCCCTCGAGGCTGAAGCGGGTGGGCAGCAGGTGCTCGGGGGGGATCGCCTCCCCGCGCTCGGCCCGCGCCAGCAGGGCCTCGACGTGGGGGCGGTGGGCCTCGAGGGTGCGCGCCACCCAGCGGTGGAAGGCCCGGGCCTGCTCGCGGGCGCCGGCCAGGTCGGCCGCGTGGGCGGTGAAGGCCCCGTCGCGCAGCCAGCAGTGGGGGTACTGCGAGAAATTGGGGCTCGCCGGGAAGGCGCCCGAGGGGTGCTGGGCGCCGAGGATGACCCGCAGGTCGCTGTGCATCGTCATGCCGCTACCCTTTCAGCCCCGAGACGGTCACGCCCTCCACCACCCAGCGCTGGGCGAGGAGGAAGACCACTACCATCGGGATCACCGCGATCACCGTCCCCGCCATCACCAGGTTCCACTGGGTCTGGCCGGGGTAGAGCCCCTGCAGCGTGGCCAGGGCCAGCGGCAGGGTCATGAGCCGGGGGTCGTTGACGATGAGCAAGGGCCACAGGAAGCTGTTCCAGGAGGCCATGAAGCTGAACACGCCCAGGGTGGCCAGGGCCGGGCCCGACAGCGGAAGCATCACCCGGGCGAAGGTGGTGAAGGTGCTGGCCCCGTCGAGCACGGCGGCCTCCTCGAGCTCCCCCGGCAGCGCCAGGAAGAACTGGCGCATCAAGAAGGTGCCGAAGGCGCCGAAGAGGGCGGGGACCACCAGCCCCCAGTAGGAGTTGGTCCAGCCCAGGGCCTTGACCACGATGAACAGCGGCGTCACCGTCACCGCGAAGGGCACCATCAGCGTGGCGAGGTAGGCCGCGAAGAGCAGGTCGCGCCCGGCGAAGCGGAAGCGGGCGAAGGCGTAGCCCGACATCGAGCTCACCACGAGCTGGCCCAGCGTGGTGGCCGCCGCCACCAGCAGGGTGTTGAGGAAGACCCGGACGATGGGGAAGCTCCGGGCCACCTCCCGGTAGGCCTCGAGGGTTGGCTCGCGGGGCAGGAGCTCGGGCGGCAGGCTCAGCACCGCGCTGGCGGGCTTGAGCGAGGTCGAGAGCATCCACAAGAAGGGCAGCAGCATGACCACCGCCCCCAGCCCCGCCAGCAGCGTCAGCCCCCAGCGGGCCCAGTCCGGCCGGGCGCGCCGCCCCGCCGCCCGCCCGGGGCGCCGCAGCGTCACAGCGCCCTCCGCTACAGGCGGGTGAGCGCCCAGGAGCTGAGGAAGATCAGCGCGAAGAGGAACCACGACATCGCCGCCGCGTAGCCCATCTGGCTGTAGGAGAAGGCGTTCTTGACGATGCGCTCCACCAGCACCGTCGTCGCCCCGGCCGGGCCGCCGCCGGTCATGACGTAGACCTGGTCGAATACCTGGAAGGAGTTGATGAGGCTGACGGTGAGGGCGAAGTAGAGCGCAGGGGCTAGCAGGGGCAGCGTCACGTAGCGCAGCCGCGCCGCCCCGCCCGCCCCGTCGATGGCGGCGGCCTCGTAGTACTCGCGCGGGATGTTCTGCAGCCCCGCCAGCAGGATCGCCATCACGAAGCCGATGTCCTTCCACACGCTGGTGAGCACCACCGCCGGCATGGCCCAGCCCGGGTCGAAGAGCCAGGCCGGGCCCGCCACCCCGGCCAGGCCCAGCAGGTGGTTGACCAGGCCGTAGCCCGGGTTGAGCAGCCACTTCCACACCAGCGCCACCGCCACCCAGGCCGTCACTACCGGCAGGAAGTAGACCGCGCGGAAGAAGCCCCGCCCGGGGATGCGGGCGTTGAGCGCCAGGGCCGCCCCCAGGCCGCACAGCATCACCAGCGGGATGTAGCCCAGCAGGAAGCCGAAGGTGTGCCGCAGGGCCCGCCAGAACTCGGGGTCGGCCCACAGGGCGCGGAAGTTGGCCAGCCCCACGAACTCGGGCGGGGTGAGCAGGTCCCAGCGGGCGAAGGCCAGGCCCAGCGAGGCCAGGATGGGCCCCATCACGAACAGCGCCGTCCCCAGCAGGCTCGGCCCCAGGAAGAGGGCCAGGGTGAGGGTGCGCCGCCAGCCGCGCTCGTACACCCTAGCCCTCCCAGCCCCGGGCCGCCTCGAGCAGTTGCCCCAGCCGGGGGCTGTCGGCCCGGACGAAGACCGGGATGCGCTCCAGCGGCGCCGGCACGCTCAGGCCCCGGCCGCCCGTGAAGCGGGCGCCGGACCACAGGTAGACCCACTCCCCCGGCGGCAGCCGCACCGCCCGGCTCGAGGCCCCCTTCTCCACCACCGGCGCCACCAGCAGGTCGCGGCCGAAGAGGTAGGCGTAGGGGTCGCCCGCCAGGAAGTCGTGGGCCTGGGGGTAGGCCAGGGCGGGGTAGCGCATCAGGGGCAACCCCAGCGCCGCAGCGGCCTCGGCGTGGAGGTAGTCGAGCAGGCGCATCCTCAGCCGGGCGTAGCGGCGGAAGACCTCCAGCGCCCGCGGGTCGCCGTGGCGGGCGGCGACGTTCCAGGGGCTGCGGTCGCGGTCGTCGGCGGAGGCGTGCAGCTCGGAGTGGTACTGCATCACGGGGCAGAAGGCCGCCATCGCCGCCGAGCGCAGGTAGAGCTCGGCGGTGGGGATCTCGCCGCTGAAGCCGCCGATGTCCCAGCCCCAGATCGACACCCCGCACACCCCCGCCGACAGCCCGGCCAGGATCGAGGCCTTGAAGGCGCTCCAGGTGCTGTTCTCGTCGCCGGCCCAGTGGGCGGGGTAGCGCTGGGCGCCGGTGTAGCCGGCGCGGGAGAAGGTCAGGCTGTCGCCGGGGCGGCGCTCCTGCAGAAAGCGGTGGTAGGCGCCGACGTAGACGTTGGGGTAGGCGTTGTAGAGCTCCAGGCCGCGCCGCCCGTCGTGCGCGCGCAGGTCGCGGCCCCACAGGTGCTCGCCGCCGTCGGTCTTGAAGCCGTCGATGCCGAGCTCGAGCAGGTGCTCGCGCTTGGCGAACCACCACGCACAGGCCTCGGGGTTGCTGAAGTCGAAGACGTGGCTGTCGGTGAACCACCAGCCCTTGTTGCGGTAGGGGGTGCCGTCGGCGTTCTGGATCACGAAGCCCCGCTCGAGGGCGTAGGCCACATCGGCGTCGTGCTGGGGGTGGGGGTGGCCGGCGTGCTTGAGCACCGGGATCTGCCACAGCAGCACCCGCACGCCGTGGCGGTGGCACTCCTCGATGAGGCCCTTGGGGTCGGGCCAGCGCCCGCCGAAGCGGAAGTCCTGCGCGTGCAGCGCCCCCGCCCCGTCGGTAGGGGTGTACTCGGCGTCGTTGAAGACGTAGAAGGTGGTCTCGTCGCTCCAGGCCTCCAGCACCAGCACCGTCGCGGGGACCCCCTCCTCGAGCGTGCGTCGCAGCACTGCCTCCGCCTTGGCCTGCGAGTTCCAGGTGTTGGCCGAGATCCACGGGCCGAAGGCCCACTTCGGCGGCACCGCCGCAGGGCCGGTGAGGCGCACGAAGGCCCGGGTCACGCCGTAGGGCTCCTCGGCCACGATCACGTGCAGCGGCAGGGTCGCGGCGGGGGCGGGGAGCTTCTCGAGCGTGAGCGTGCCCGCGCCGAGGTCGAAGTGGCTGGGCTCCTCGGCGGCCAGCCACAGCCCGTAGCCGGCCGAGGAGAGCAGGAAGGGCACCGGCAGGTAGGTGCGCGGGCCCTGCTCCTTGTACTCCTCGTAGACCCGCACGTCGTAGCGCTCGCCCGCCTCGAGGGCGGTAAAGCGTTCGCCCAGCCCGTAGAGGCTCTCTCCCGCCCTGGGCGTGAGGGCGCAGCGCAGCCGGGTCACCCGCCCGTCCTCCAGCGCCAGCCAGCCCAGCCGCGCCGAGCCGCGGTAAGCCCCGGCCGGCCCGCGCACCTCCAGGGCCAGCGTGGCGAGGTCCAGCCGCACCTCCACCCCCTCCGCTGCCACCCGCAGGGCGCCGCCGGCCTCCTCGGCCGTGCAGGGCAGGCCCTCCAGGGGGGGCGGCTCGAGGTCCCCCACGCGGAAATCCGCCCGGCACACCCCGGCCAGGGGGAAGCTCAGGGCCAGCGTGGCGCGGGCCCCCGCCTCGCCCGCGAGCTCGAGCCGGACCTCGCCGGGCCCGGCGCGCACGCCGAGGCAGCGGTCGGCCTCGAGCCAGCGCCCGACCTCGAAGCAGAAGGGCGCGCTGTGCCCGGCGGCGGTGGCCAGGGTGTAGGTGTGCCTCCCCGAGACGGCGGCGCCGAGGTCGGCG
This genomic interval from Meiothermus sp. Pnk-1 contains the following:
- a CDS encoding RsmD family RNA methyltransferase; translation: MKLQILGGTARGVRLEVPASARPSPVRLRKALFDYLRSRYPRRGRFLDLYAGSGAIGLEAASEGFEAVLVEKDPQAVRILRTNALKARLEVRIEPQPVERYLALAARRGERFTVAFMAPPYPHDLLEDFERLLQADLAAPEGIYILQHPTELYLPQGERRVYGANAITIVERQ
- a CDS encoding ATP-binding cassette domain-containing protein — encoded protein: MPRLEAKGRQLPPQALAPQEGEVELPGRVAALTAPPELPPLAVRELVPDAGLRRELGLEGLEDRRPEALSSGQRQRAAVGALLCEEADLYLLDEPLANLDPESREGVLELILRRTAGKALVVVLHGDEALHGRFDRVVELAGPRVLTPGSGHAAGN
- a CDS encoding LacI family DNA-binding transcriptional regulator, translated to MNTRVSIQDVAQLAGVAVSTVSRVLNGYRDVSEETRAKVQRAVEQLGYRPNQAARTFRTGKTQSVSVLLPMIGTDFYNRLINGIDQGLAQRDYDAGLFPLLSPRRLERYRNPSAPPYNADGLILASLNPDRLFEGGRIPADLPTVLVDIAHSAYDSVTVDHLAGGYLAGRHLLERPAPTFVVMIEERFDTPFASGVFRERLRGFQRALEEGSVELPRDHIITVEFSWDGGRLAAKEILRRLDGPANIFATCDLLAQGLIDEFAHKGIGVGGEVRLVGYDDQPWAEAYGLSTVKQPIESMGGLAARLLLQRLERPTAEVTHRVLSPRLVVRASSRVQGTGG
- a CDS encoding carbohydrate ABC transporter permease translates to MNGVRLQQTPSRASRWGRTLGEWPAALFFLLPTVAVLGTFNFYPALYSLYLSLFEWNGLSPTREFVGLANYARLLASGEFWNSLRVTLLYAGGVTLLALALGLGVAVLLNQPIRGQALYRVLYFLPVITPTVASGVVWKYLFDPTQGVVNRGLGGVGITGPSWLSDPSWALVAVVVVGVWKRVGFNMVVYLAALQGIPRTYYEAAQLDGAGPWQQFRHITLPLLAPTTFFLVVTALIDAFQVFDLVYVMTSGGPLGSTDVLGYYLYRQGFRYSELGFASAVAYVMFALIFAVTVIQFRLTRGGQGNG
- a CDS encoding carbohydrate ABC transporter permease, whose amino-acid sequence is MARSLKAVLTHLLLAGGAFLSAMPFLWMLTTALKPESALYQPPLLFPVHFQWENFAKAWQAAPFPRFFLNSAVMTVGIVLAQTLFSAMAGYAFARMRFAGRDLLFFFVLGTMMIPFPVTLIPSFLVVNWLGWIDTYNALIVPRAVSAFAIFLFRQFFLSLPKELEEAALMDGAGRLTIFFRVVLPLSTPVIAASAIFSFLFAWNDFLWPLLVTNSPDMRTVQVGLAMFQGQYGVFWTLLCAAATIVTLPAVLAFLAAQRQFIAGITNTGLKE
- a CDS encoding glycoside hydrolase family 13 protein, with translation MQIPDWVKDAIFYQIFPERFKNGDPANDPPGTEPWGRAPTRDNFLGGDLEGVIQGLDYIADLGCNALYLTPIFKAATNHKYDTHDYFQIDPHFGDDATFDRLVAEIKRRGMRLVLDGVFNHCGVGFAPFKDVLEQGERSRYRDWFTPYSFPLQPELPNYATCGGVGYLPRLNTRNPEVEAFVHKVVFYWLERGIDGWRMDVAYEIETPFWQRLRQVVKARYPEAYLVAEEWRDPWPFLQGDTFDGVMHYRLRELLFDFFLKNALAADSFARALTLLRERLPEGSEWGMLTLLGSHDTPRVLTECGGDREAVQLLFTFLLTYPGAPMLYYGDENGMEGGNDPDCRRPMVWEPERWKPEVRAAVRQLLALRRAHPMLRRGAFEIAYAEDRVFAFYRVLGGERALVVLNNTRVPRELALPVSFPEGTRLVEVLGCRTYTVENGRIKFTPMEPRRAWVLLEAGRLGTDLSAT
- a CDS encoding DNA polymerase ligase N-terminal domain-containing protein, which encodes MGAERKPPLEAYRRKRDFGRTPEPAGEARGAAGPPIFVVQKHAACSLHYDFRLEVDGVLKSWAVPKDKRLAVMVEDHPLGYADFEGVIPAGQYGGGTVLVWDRGTYRNLLAEREPQLSMR
- a CDS encoding glycoside hydrolase family 15 protein, which gives rise to MTMHSDLRVILGAQHPSGAFPASPNFSQYPHCWLRDGAFTAHAADLAGAREQARAFHRWVARTLEAHRPHVEALLARAERGEAIPPEHLLPTRFSLEGDWLDDGWPNTQLDGYGQWLWALGQHLAGLGGALPPELATRYLSRFWAEPCYDAWEENPYRLHTSTLASVYGGLEAMGRYFPFALEAARAVREVVLQECVFEGRFVKFIGNPAVDASLLWVSTPFGLVTEDDPRMRATVEEIERCLLREGGLIRYAADTYFGAGAWVLLTACLGWYHARAGDLRRAEELYAWVEARRDGQGLLPEQVAVPSTNPRFLDYWTRQWGAPAHPLLWSHAMQIVLRAELDLRRGALEGA